The following DNA comes from Cyprinus carpio isolate SPL01 chromosome A4, ASM1834038v1, whole genome shotgun sequence.
ATCATGACGGCCGGTGGGGAACAGTGTGCCACAACAGCTGGGATATCGCAGATGGTTTAGTGCTCTGTAGAGAGCTGGGCTGTGGTGGGAATGCCGAGCCCTTGGCAGGTGCATATTTTGGGGCTGGTGATGGGCCAATATGGATGGATTCACTCAGATGTAATGGTGATGAGACGAACCTGAGGAAATGCCAGTTTGGAGGGTGGGGAAACCATCAATGCATTCATGCATATGATGCAGGAATCATCTGCAGAGGTGTGTCCATGTCCAAACCATACAGTATTCCAGTCCTCTAtggcagcttgtttttttttttttttttttttttttttacaattcttacagtttatatctcacatttcagattttttaattactagatataaactctgaatcaTGAGCTGCTCACATGTAATTTAACACAGTGCtgcgcttcactctgaaacacctATGCGATCTGATAAATGCAGTTCTGTTAAATTTTATCTCTcgctattctgagaaaaaagtcagaactgaaaaaaagtgtcatttttattttttggtgaaaaaaaaaaactaataaaaaaagttaaatttaaactcagaattctgtgGAAATTTTTtagaattgctagatataaactcagaattgcgattaAAAggcagaattctgagtttattttttatttaaaaaaactgcaaatgtaAACTCAATACTgaggaaaaagacagaattgcTATATGTAAACTTTGATAtgtagaattgtgagaaaaggGGAGAATTCTGAGTGTATATCTTGACAATTCTGGATTTTTCCCCTCAAgagttctgagtttacatttctaaattcaattctgagaaaaattctgaattgtgaaatgaaaagaaattcagaaattaccgtttttttttttcaaacaggcttccatagttcTCTGAATGCATTTGCAAATATTAACCAAATGTATTTCtatgcaaacataaaataatataggtACAAAAACAATATCACATAATCAAATAGGCAACTCAGCtataataatgttacaatagtACATGGGGTATTATCACCATATCAAAATTTGATAAACAATATCTCTcttttacagaaattaaaaatgtgctCAGGATTGAGGTGAATGCTGACTATGACGTAAACCCCAATGACCCTTCATACATGACAAAACTACTGGACAAagtaacaaatatttataattcaattacatttttattcatatgtCTATTGTTGTAACTGAGTGCCTGTTGTCTCGTTCATCTGAATTGCACAGCTCAAGGAAGAGCTCAAAAAGCATGGAAATTTCTCTGTCAAGTGGAGAACTCAGTTGGATGGGCAAGTGTTTCAGGAAAAGAAATTATTTGATCCCTGACAGGTTTGTAAACTCTTTCTGAATGGGCTTATTTTAAAGATACAGCTTGAATATAGAACTTCAGATCTTCATTCAAATTGTTGCAGGTCTGTTATTTCGACAGGAGCCATAGAAGAAATTACCTTTCACGACAAATTCAACAGAACTGTTCTTACAGAATCATCCTGATGATGAAGAAATTCTAGAAGTGTTTATATTTACGTTTAGTCATCTAGCAGGTGCTTTTGCTTTTATCCATAGCGAT
Coding sequences within:
- the si:dkey-14d8.21 gene encoding soluble scavenger receptor cysteine-rich domain-containing protein SSC5D, producing the protein MTDAAVVCRELGCGSPLEVNKGAFGSGIGPIWMDDVKCTGTESTLKNCGSNGWGVHNCVHANDAGVVCREVRLVNTNNTCQGTVQVYHDGRWGTVCHNSWDIADGLVLCRELGCGGNAEPLAGAYFGAGDGPIWMDSLRCNGDETNLRKCQFGGWGNHQCIHAYDAGIICREIKNVLRIEVNADYDVNPNDPSYMTKLLDKLKEELKKHGNFSVKWRTQLDGQVFQEKKLFDP